The genomic segment actttttaagaGTGACACCCCAGAAATAAACTTTGTAATGCATGCATTCGAATTTAATTGAGTATCGATATAAATATCTAACATCGAATGGAAAGAAATGAAGTataaatttgaaatctttgctAGTATAAGACAAAACATCCGATAAATACTATGTTGAATTTGTAAGTCTAGTATGAATCATCATTCTTATCCTTCTTCAATCCAACATTTTTAGtaaattaaatttaatgttatttcTCTATATTCAACCATCACAATCTTTTGACCATTTTATCTTCCACACACATGTGCAACTTTTTCTCCTTGTTCCAACAACTTTGTTAGGTAGATTTATCACACATTACATCATGGAAAATTGTTACATTTATTGTTAGCTTACTTAAAAACAATAATTAGTTGCTAAATTCGTCACTAATCTATCGCTAAATAGTCATAAAGAGAATTAACAACAATaatttatgtgtcatcatttgatCGGGtatagagtttaagaaataaggaaagacttaataaagtttaccaaattatcctttataaaaaaaatgtgccaatatttttttttttaattaagtgggatcaataagagtaaaagggtaattgtgcctttaaaaagttGCCAAATAAGAAAAGACGATATTtattttggaacaaattaaaaagaaaatgatgacacataatttgggacggagggagtattatattGTACCATTTGTTTTTCAATTTAAAAGGCAGTCTTTTTCATGCTGAAATAATTGAAGATGAAGTTTAGATcaaatatgaatattattttttactattcactaaaaaataaatatccagaTATTATCAATATCCGTTGACCGTTTGTCtacttattaatattttcatGACGAGATCCTACTTTCTAAAAGTATACCCTCATTTTTTGACTTGTATTTTTCATGGGATCCTACTTTCTAAGTATTACCTCATTTTGACTGTAAATTTGTATTCTCACTTGAGTATGATtatgaataatatgaatattcaTAATCAGAGGTTGCGGGTTCGACCTTGGGTATGAAAaaaattctgttgggagcgctgtcaTCTTAATGGATCCTGCAATGCGCCATTCAGATTAGTGGGGCTCCAATACGGACACCGGATAtcggatgggaaaccaaaaaacaaaaaccaaaaaaaaaaaaagaatatccaTATTAttcattcaataattttgaacctatcaaatactttatctttttttttttattaaatttattttcaatctgTTGATATTCAATTCGACTCACCAATTTGCCACTCCTGCTTTCTaactacttatatatatatacacagtaTATATAAGTCAAATTTGCATTCGTAACGTCGATACAAAAGATCTAAATATTGTCACGTAATGATACAACTGGAGTATTAAATACTCTCTTAGCTTCCTAATACTTCTTTCGTTTTATTTTACTAGTCCTCGATTGACTTGATATTctgtaaattaattatttattagtaAGCTTAGTAAATAACATGTTATATCAAATGTAAAATAATGTATAAGATTGATAGTAAAAATAATCTTTAGTACTGTCCCTATATATAATTTGAATCCCTATTATATGATTGgacttaaattatatatatactggcaggtaaatatttttttatgtgacTTTTACTTTGTTATAGCAAGTTAGTTATTATTTTACCTAAAATTTGTCAAAAGCTTTCTGTATGACtgtgtaaatattttttctctatggTCAAAGCAAAATTGATAATTCCATTCTTAGTTCTTTAGTCAAAGGTGTATTATAATTTTGATTACTGTGATATGtatattttaacttttaattaaataaaatgtgtatataaattaaattatttttaatatcatattactatcaaatataaACTTTAACGTTACACATGTTAATTTAACATCACACATGGTTGAAAGGGATCAAAGACACATAATTCAATTAATTAAAGatttaaatatgtttatatagTCAAATATCACTAAGAACTAAAATTAGAATTTATCAGTAACAAGCTGAAGGACTACAAGTTCTATTtataaccatttttttttttgtaattttcttaatataCCAGATTCTCATTTAATGGAAAATAAAGAAAGTCTCCTTACTCACTTCAAATGGTCTAaacacattaattattttttctttaaaagtccaactttttttttttctttttctttttgaattagtTTTATCCTTCGTCTGTTTTAGATCACCttaaaacatgcataactaactactttttttcttctcagtacatttctctttcaaaaatactttttttttgtcaatttttttctaaattttttagaaGTAATTAAGAAAAATGGCTGGTGGTGTATTTGATGATAAAAGTAATGGAGCAAGAGCACATCTTTATGAGTACAAAATTACtagctattttattatttcatgtaTTGTTGCTGCCATTGGAGGTTCTCTTTTTGGTTATGATCTTGGTGTCTCTGGTcagtaaaattttttatttttattatattaacataATTCCTTATCATTTACATATATCAGATGCATGTTTTCTGAGTCTGTGTCGAAGTTCGAATTTTCAGTAAAagaaacatatttaaaaaaataaacaataaagaagtCAAAGAAATTTTAAATGTAACATATATAATACCTGAAAAGTGTCAAAGATGGATCTAAGATCTaatctttataagttcaattattaagaaaagaaaaacaaatcatTTTCTTCTATGAATATGATCTTGTGTTTGatttgaaggaagaaatttttttttcaaaaaatatgttcAATCTTGTGGCAATCAAACACAAAATTATTAAAAGGGGAAAATTACtttctttacttatttttctcctttacaTTTCATATAGTGTAGAATAGGGagaaaatttctttcttttttcgaaaaatattttccttcattcTATTTAGTGATTAGATAGGACGTGATCTTAGGTAGGAGGTTATGAAGGATACAACAGATTATGGTAGAGGGTTAGTTAGGTAGTTGAAAGTCGTCTCGCTTGTTGTTTCATACTAGCAGTGGTAGTATTACTGAGGGAGTTTCTTGTTATTTTGTTTCTGTTATTATTTACTACTGGCTTGCACtttaatcattatattattttgagaaaatacccAATCATCCCCTGAACTATATCCAAAAAGGCTACGACATACCTAACTTAAAGGGGTCCTATTAGCCCTGAACTAATtgaaagtgtaattttgacacccttagtgcttatgtggcacaacacactgaagtgtccacgtaggcacacgtatgGTATAACAtactgaagtgtccacgtaggcacacgtatgtgccacgtaggcattaagggtgtcaaaattacacttttaattagttcctTAAGTGTCACAACCTTTTTGGGTATAGCTCAGGGGATAATGGGGTattatctctattattttattgtaattacTATTTCGTTTTTAGTATGCTCTGTCAtagtttctttagtattttatcttgatttattcatttTCGTTTATTCTTTTTTCAAACTGTTTTGTAATACTTTTACTTGAGCTGGGGATTTAACCAAAATAACCTTCATAAGTATAAGGTTTGGGTACACACTACGCTCAACCATATGTTCACAATGATCTTGACTTTACAAATTGTGTCAGCTTCTGTCTTTTCATACTGAATCTTGAAACTTTTCTTGTATATTTTGTCTTTATATGTCcgttttttctttcccttttttttgatCGAAAAATCTTCTACTTAAACTACGGATCTATCGGGAACAACTTTTCTACGTTCCAACATTAGTGTTAGGTTTGGGTATACACTACGCTCAGCCATATGTGCACACTAATCTTGACTTTACAAATTGTCAGCTTCTGTCTTTTCATACTGAATCTCGACACTTTTCAAGtatattttgtctttatttgGCCGGTCTTTGTTTCCCTTTTTTTGATCGAAAAATCTTTTACTTAAGCTACGGATCTATCGGGAACAACTTTTCTACGTTCCAACCTAAGTGTTAGGTTTGGGTATACACTACGCTCAGCAATATGTGCACACTAATCTTGACTTTACAAGTTGTCAGCTTCTGTCTTGTCTTTATGTGGCCGGTCTTTCTTTCCCATTTTTTTGATCGAAAAATCTTTTACTTAAGCTGCAGATCTATCGGGAACAACTTTTCTTCATTCCAACATAAGTGTTAGGTTTGGGTATACACTACGCTCAACCATATGTGCACACTAATCTTAACTTTTCAAATTGTCAGCTTCTGTCTTGTCTGTTTTGTCTTTATGTGGCCGgtctttctttcccttttcctaATCGAAAGATCTTTTTTGGCGTGCTATACCAATCACATAACCTTTTGCATGAATATGGAATAAGACTGCATACAATAAACTCTTGTACTTCGGTTTTTTGGTCCCTGCATAtaacgggagctttagtgcatcatACTGACATTTTTGACCCAATCACATGACCGTAAAGTtaaccttttctcttttttttttttttctctcaggTGGTGTGACTTcaatggatgatttcttgaagatttttttCCCAAAAGTGTACAGAAGGAAACAAGAACATCTAAAAGAAACAGATTATTGCAAATATGACAATCAAATACTAACATTGTTCACATCATCTTTGTATTTTGCTGCACTAATTTCAACATTTGGTGCATCATATGTTACTAGGAATAAAGGTAGAAAAGCCAGTATTCTATGTGGTGCTGTTAGTTTCTTTTTGGGAGCTGTCCTAAATGCAGCTGCCAAAAACATTGCAATGCTCATTATCGGTCGATGTTTTCTTGGCATTGGCATTGGGTTTAGCAACCAGGTAAGTCGAAATTTAGTAATATTTTCGTTAAGGGTATTCAAGATTTCGTAtattatgtataaaaaaaaatattttcagtgGTGAAGGATGTTAAACTGGCCATCCTTCGGCTAATGTAGCTCCGTCCGTGCTCAAACTTGGACGTGTCAAAGCATGTCGAATTAGTATATGAATCATGACTCAACCTGTCAAAAGTTTCCTTGAATCAAGTAggtaaaataaagttaaaattcaTATATAGTAGATTTTTAGCAAATGTAATTGAAAAATAACATATCTTCATGGAATTTCGAGTTTCATATGTGAAAGTCTAGGAAACTATTATGGCCTGGATTTTTCGCTTGTTTAAGTTCAAAATCCATGACAGTCATAGTGTTTCTGTGTCAAAATCGTGATAAGTTCAAAATTCATGACACTGTTATAGTGTTTCTGTGTCAAAATCATGATAGCGTCCTGGAATTTTCACTTGTTTAAGTTCAAANNNNNNNNNNNNNNNNNNNNNNNNNNNNNNNNNNNNNNNNNNNNNNNNNNNNNNNNNNNNNNNNNNNNNNNNNNNNNNNNNNNNNNNNNNNNNNNNNNNNGAATTCTTTAGATTCCCCATGACAATGTTTTACCCCATATTATACTTATTAAACTATTGAGAGCACGAGCTTTGCAATTGAtgtgatattatttataaatgataAAACTTCTTGAAATATTAAATGTTGAGGACCACGGTGAATGTGTTGATGTGTGTGCAAGTGAtatgtgtttgtatattttaaaTGGCATGAGGAGTTGAAGAATTgatttgatattgatgacttgcaagtcgggtatgacgatatcctgcagaatatgatatgtgactGATTGAACCAAGCTTAATTCTTGACTTTatgtgagttaggtggttacttgaagaaagcacgagtcaaatgactctatgctggaaaccgtgtttgccgactcagaaacttggtaccctgctatgtgatcttgtgtacctagtattatgtcatcccaaattgggactaatGGTTAGGAGCCCTTCTTTGTGATCATGAGCCCAACCATGACATATTGACTTGATTTGGGTTgggacaccctgctgtgtgatcttgtgtgtccttCTCCCCTCACTAATACTCCAATCTTGGCGAAAATCAAGAATTGGCAGTTGGTGGAAaatgtgaaattgtagggtgCAACACCTAGCTCTGTaatgttgcattgttgttgaaaaatcattatactatgcctATGTATTTTTGAAACATTTGAAATAATATGCTTTATAACAGCTCTCACTTATGTCGTATAAAAATCTCTACTTTGTTTTCTGgatttctctgtgtaccagtactttgtattgacccccttccctcccaggttcggaggcacagtctaggggtccagataatcaATAGATTCTTCATACAGGTTCGCAgagtcaagtggtgagccttctatattctgaAAGGCCTGATGTCTTgtagttatttatcatttaatagttttggtctactgggggccttgtctcagttttcagacagttattttcttagtcatgtagtagagatttcagagACGGTTTGCAGATGTTGATAGGTGGATTTGGATTCCATTTTCCATTATTGATTTATATTAGACTTATGACCATGGTTTCATTGttatttatatttccgcattatcttctattaaataaatattgtgcatgattatcagatagagaagggtgttccgagccttcatggtttgggatactcgtcacggtcagggccccggttcgggtcgtgacaaacttggtattaaaccatggttcatggtcccagggtgtctacgaaattgcgttgggtagagtcttgtttatgggtgtagcacgccacacttatatgcaggaggctaCTAGACGTTTAGGAATctatctctttcttcatgttctagttcgtgctatagagtcagaatgttcctccttcatactccAATTCATGATATGATGTCGCCCATAcaaaagaaaagttatcctaattcttgTCCTTACTTTGGTGTTCATAGATAATGCTCTACGATTTACTAGCAGAaatttcagaagtcacacaaaggggCTTGAGAGAAGCTCCCTGatgtgtcataagtccctcaagtttaaaaTTGTGTCCTCGTTCTTAAGAGGTGTTCAGTTAAtacaagagtaagatgtgtattcttgggtcattgaatattgtgtgttaagtttctatctcttataatgttgatatcattgtgttgttggaaacaaaaagtctagtgaagccgtgtggggatctttcgattcactagcattgttacTTTGTTGTTCGTTTCATTTTCTgcttcaaaacacaaaaatcaaagtctagtgaagccgtgtgaggcctatttcgattcactagcaacttgttgtccatcttgttgtttttgtatttgttggaactgtatttccacccgagtagtagtataagttaaagtgttggaatcatgacctattggtagtgaaattagaccaagaagttggtgatattaagtcacaaggttagaggtTAGAGTGAGGATGACCTTTGTGTAACTAAATATTTATAGCCGAATAACCGTTGATTGGGAATGATTTACCATTTTGTGgtggtagactaatgtggtagtacCATTTGTGGATTTTTATAGTAGCCCGTGGAGAAAGTGTTTAACTCAGATTGTTATTTGTTTTTCCTTTCAAAATAGGGACAGATCCCAGAGTGGATATTTAAGGTGGCTATAGGAACCCTTATAAGCTGTGAataaaaatggctagattagccagtaggttgtaagtatagactcattgtcgAATGGGGAacttgaaggtagtctaaatgcccgCTGAGGTAAGTAAGTGAGgtgtgagaaagccgtataagtagataagatt from the Capsicum annuum cultivar UCD-10X-F1 chromosome 9, UCD10Xv1.1, whole genome shotgun sequence genome contains:
- the LOC124887242 gene encoding sugar transport protein 14-like; protein product: MAGGVFDDKSNGARAHLYEYKITSYFIISCIVAAIGGSLFGYDLGVSGGVTSMDDFLKIFFPKVYRRKQEHLKETDYCKYDNQILTLFTSSLYFAALISTFGASYVTRNKGRKASILCGAVSFFLGAVLNAAAKNIAMLIIGRCFLGIGIGFSNQVSRNLVIFSLRVFKISYIMYKKKYFQW